A genomic segment from Spinacia oleracea cultivar Varoflay chromosome 3, BTI_SOV_V1, whole genome shotgun sequence encodes:
- the LOC110784134 gene encoding DEAD-box ATP-dependent RNA helicase 51 — protein sequence MGLPVTTTGERRKKKTNKNQSEEEPETSPEISVMVSAEKKKRNKKKKREEADDGDELRAETDEGEDIEEEDEEEREENGGEDEEEVEKIKKKKKERVNSGIGIMSDHSFFGLPVSELTKDAIKDIGFINMTQIQARSIPPLLEGKDVLGAARTGSGKTLAFLVPSVELLHQARFTSRNGVGVVIICPTRELAIQTHAVAKDLLKNHSQTLGLVIGGAGRRGEAERLAKGVNLLVATPGRLLDHLQNTKGFVFKNLKCLVIDEADRILEANFEEEMRQILKILPKERQTALFSATQTKKVEDLARLSLSKPIYVDVDEGRRKVTNEGLQQGYCVIPSAQRLILLYSFLKRNLSKKVMVFFSSCNSVKFHSELLRYIQIDCFDIHGKQKQTKRTTTFFDFCKAEKGILLCTDVAARGLDIPSVDWIVQYDPPDDPKEYIHRVGRTARGEGAKGNALLFLIPEELQFLGYLKSEKVPVKEYEFDTKKLANVQSHLEKLVTNNYYLNKSAKEAYRAYILSYNSHSMKDVFNVHKLDLQAVATSFCFSSPPKVDIKLDSNASKFRKKSRKIEGRFNESNPYGKRGGDDSRQFVRNFVDVVPKVEMLQLLFGAVLSVATWCCPNSSRFFKF from the exons ATGGGTCTACCTGTAACAACCACCGGAGAacggaggaagaagaagacgaaCAAAAACCAATCAGAAGAAGAACCAGAAACCTCCCCAGAAATATCTGTAATGGTTTCTgcagagaagaagaagaggaataAGAAGAAGAAGCGCGAAGAAGCCGATGACGGCGACGAATTGCGAGCTGAAACTGATGAAGGAGAAGACATAGAAGAGGAGgatgaggaagagagagaagaaaaCGGTGGTGAAGATGAGGAGGAGGTTGAGAaaattaagaagaagaagaaggagagagTGAATAGTGGGATTGGGATTATGAGTGATCACTCTTTCTTTGGTTTACCTGTTTCTGAGCTTACCAAGGATGCAATTAAGGATATTGGGTTTATTAATATGACTCAG ATTCAAGCAAGGTCCATACCTCCTCTCTTGGAAGGAAAAGATGTGCTTGGAGCTGCAAGGACTGGTTCTGGAAAGACCCTTGCCTTTCTTGTTCCATCTGTGGAATTGTTGCACCAGGCTCGATTTACTTCTCGCAATGGAGTTGGTGTTGTCATTATTTGTCCAACGAGGGAGCTTGCGATACAG ACACATGCTGTTGCCAAAGACCTTCTGAAGAATCATTCACAAACCCTTGGCTTGGTGATTGGTGGTGCAGGGCGAAGGGGGGAAGCAGAACGACTTGCCAAAGGTGTCAATCTTTTAGTGGCAACACCTGGACGACTTCTTGACCATCTTCAAAATACTAAGGGATTCGTATTCAAGAACTTAAAG TGCTTGGTGATTGATGAAGCTGACAGGATTCTTGAAGCTAATTTTGAAGAGGAAATGAGGCAGATATTAAAGATTTTGCCAAAG GAACGGCAAACAGCTCTTTTCTCAGCCACCCAAACCAAGAAG GTGGAGGACCTTGCACGCTTGTCGTTGTCTAAACCTATATACGTTGATGTGGATGAGGGGAGGAGAAAG GTTACCAACGAAGGTCTACAACAGGGCTACTGTGTCATTCCTAGTGCACAGAGACTTATCCTTCTCTATTCTTTCCTGAAGAGGAATCTGTCTAAGAAAGTTATggtcttcttttcttcctgcaaCTCTGTTAAATTTCATTCCGAACTCCTGAGATATATTCAGATAGACTGCTTCGATATCCATGGGAAGCAAAAGCAGACTAAGAGGACAACAACATTTTTTGACTTTTGCAAAGCAGAAAAAGGCATACTTTTATGCACTGATGTTGCTGCTCGTGGACTTGATATTCCCTCCGTG GATTGGATCGTGCAGTATGATCCACCAGATGACCCAAAG GAATATATTCATAGGGTTGGACGAACAGCTCGTGGGGAAGGTGCCAAGGGAAATGCTTTGCTTTTCCTGATTCCAGAAGAGTTGCAGTTCCTCGGTTATTTAAAG AGTGAGAAGGTTCCTGTTAAAGAGTACGAGTTCGATACAAAGAAGCTGGCAAATGTGCAGTCTCATCTG GAGAAATTAGTAACAAATAATTATTACTTGAACAAGTCAGCTAAAGAGGCATACAGGGCCTACATATTGTCTTATAATTCGCATTCCATGAAGGATGTTTTCAATGTTCACAAACTTGATTTGCag GCGGTAGCTACTTCATTCTGCTTTTCTTCCCCACCAAAGGTGGATATTAAATTAGACAGCAATGCGTCGAAATTCAGGAAGAAGAGTCGTAAAATTGAAGGGAGGTTCAACGAAAGCAATCCTTACGGGAAGCGAGGTGGAGATGATTCTAGGCAATTTGTTAg GAATTTTGTAGACGTCGTACCAAAAGTAGAGATGTTGCAGCTACTTTTTGGAGCAGTCCTTTCAGTAGCGACGTGGTGTTGTCCGAattcttcgagattttttaagTTTTAG
- the LOC110784186 gene encoding F-box protein SKIP23-like has translation MSSSSSSSTSANPDWAWLPENTLFLIISHLFLLSDIFSFGSVCSNWHSISKHRLKTLNISTNNIFFKKGLPLLLIPTTPTTDSDGENTENTRSLYNPATGATISDLNLSVPYNNRCIGSSHGWLIFIENVSFSVTLFNPFYFGNSKAGTIKLPPFQEAGVVRQMTQAFECDFFSDYFICKAILSADPCSCNDDGYIVMVIQGDERRLSYYKSGDAAWTYIQPDQQVFFDIIYHQTYFLGVNFWGEVYTCDVKSNTPTFMRVTESVPGPLGETTRRYIVGSPDGCTLLQAVRLVHTCHCTENDPIIGTSAFNVYRMQAKTGTGTGTGTGTGTGTGTDLFEWVPVNSIEDGALFLGDNYSTFVKPSEFKNIISNSIYFTSDYHDVSAMYHKPYQFGGYKDNGIFLIKDNMILNHYVSPPENKNLPPPIWILPTI, from the exons ATgtcttcttcatcatcatcatcaacttcTGCAAACCCAGATTGGGCATGGTTACCAGAAAACACCCTTTTCCTGATAATAAGCCATCTGTTTTTACTATCAGACATTTTCTCATTTGGCAGTGTTTGCAGTAACTGGCATTCAATCTCAAAACACAGACTCAAAACCTTAAACATCTCCACCAACAACATCTTCTTCAAAAAAGGACTCCCTCTGCTTCTAATcccaacaacaccaacaacagaTAGTGATGGTGAAAACACTGAAAACACGCGCAGTCTTTACAACCCTGCAACTGGTGCAACcatatctgatctgaacttatctgtaCCGTACAATAACAGGTGCATTGGTTCATCTCATGGTTGGCTAATCTTTATCGAAAATGTTTCGTTCTCAGTGACGTTGTTCAACCCTTTTTACTTCGGTAACAGTAAAGCAGGAACCATAAAACTCCCACCATTTCAAGAAGCAGGAGTTGTTAGACAAATGACACAGGCATTTGAGTGTGATTTCTTCTCTGATTATTTCATCTGTAAGGCTATTTTGTCAGCCGATCCGTGTTCTTGTAACGATGATGGTTATATTGTTATGGTGATCCAAGGAGACGAGAGGCGTTTGTCTTACTACAAGTCCGGGGATGCAGCTTGGACGTACATCCAACCGGACCAACAG GTATTTTTCGACATCATATACCACCAAACATACTTCCTAGGAGTCAACTTCTGGGGCGAGGTTTACACATGTGATGTCAAGTCCAACACCCCAACATTCATGCGTGTGACCGAGTCCGTACCCGGCCCGTTAGGAGAGACAACCCGAAGATACATAGTCGGGTCACCAGACGGTTGCACCCTCCTACAAGCTGTGAGACTAGTACACACCTGTCACTGTACTGAAAATGACCCCATTATAGGCACAAGTGCGTTCAATGTCTACAGGATGCAGGCTAAGACGGGCACGGGCACGGGCACGGGCACGGGCACGGGTACGGGTACGGGTACGGATTTGTTCGAGTGGGTCCCGGTTAACAGTATTGAAGATGGGGCGTTGTTTTTGGGAGATAATTACTCTACTTTTGTTAAACCATCTGagtttaaaaacataattagtaATTCCATTTATTTTACTAGTGATTATCATGATGTTTCTGCTATGTATCATAAGCCTTATCAGTTTGGTGGATATAAGGATAATGGGATATTTTTGATTAAGGATAATATGATCCTTAATCATTATGTTTCACCACCTGAAAATAAGAATCTGCCACCTCCTATTTGGATTCTTCCCACCATATAG